The following proteins are co-located in the Hydrogenophaga sp. RAC07 genome:
- a CDS encoding UvrD-helicase domain-containing protein: MLFEESVAPSPLLAGLNAEQGAAVMLPAEHALILAGAGSGKTRVLTTRIAWLLQTGQVTPGGVLAVTFTNKAAKEMMARLSAMLPVNVRGMWIGTFHGLCNRFLRAHHKLAGLPATFQILDTQDQLSAVKRLCKQFNVDDERYPPKQIQYFISGCKEDGQRPRDVVARDPETLKKVELYALYEEQCQREGVVDFGELMLRSYEVLRDNDPVREHYQRRFRHILIDEFQDTNRLQYAWIKMFSAPPLEGLPGAGNAVFAVGDDDQSIYAFRGARVGNMADFVREFNVRHQIKLEQNYRSCSNILDSANELISHNTNRLGKNLRTDAGAGEPVRVHEATSDFAEAQWMVDEMKQLAREDVPKVEMAVLYRSNAQSRVVETALFNAAMPYRVYGGLRFFERAEIKHALAYLRLLENANDDTSFLRVVNFPPRGIGARSIEQLQDVARVSGCSLHDAVSAVTGRAGVAIGAFVAKLDVLRERSEGMTLAEIIELVLDHSGLVEHYRAEREGQDRVENLEELVSAAKSFVGIEGFGRDAVARTADGSALTQSPASQGLEPGEPSHPPSPRGRGSDAGPGLLPLPLPLGEGGGEGLPAPDLETGETMSPLAAFLTHAALESGDNQAQAGQDAVQLMTVHAAKGLEFDVVFITGMEEGLFPHENSMSDRDGLEEERRLMYVAITRARKRLYLSHSQTRMLHGQTRYNMKSRFFDELPEACLKWLTPQQPAWGAPGGAGGGGGQWQNGRRNFGAPPALQPSWSPGFNDKGDPKGLGQKAPEPDRGTDIKAGMAVFHNKFGEGKVLSIEGAGDDARAQVNFSRHGTKWLALSVAKLTPIV; the protein is encoded by the coding sequence ATGCTGTTTGAAGAATCCGTCGCCCCGTCCCCGCTGCTTGCGGGTCTCAATGCCGAACAAGGCGCTGCCGTCATGCTGCCGGCCGAGCACGCGCTCATCCTGGCCGGGGCGGGCTCGGGCAAGACCCGGGTGCTCACCACGCGCATTGCGTGGCTGCTGCAGACCGGGCAGGTGACGCCCGGCGGTGTGCTGGCGGTGACCTTCACCAACAAGGCCGCCAAGGAAATGATGGCGCGCCTGTCCGCCATGCTGCCGGTGAACGTGCGCGGCATGTGGATCGGCACCTTCCACGGCCTGTGCAACCGCTTCCTGCGTGCACACCACAAGCTCGCGGGCCTGCCCGCCACTTTCCAGATCCTGGACACGCAGGACCAGCTGTCGGCCGTCAAACGCCTGTGCAAGCAGTTCAACGTGGACGACGAGCGTTATCCCCCGAAGCAGATCCAGTACTTCATCAGCGGCTGCAAGGAAGATGGCCAGCGCCCGCGTGATGTGGTCGCGCGCGACCCGGAAACGCTCAAGAAGGTCGAGCTCTATGCGCTGTACGAAGAACAGTGCCAGCGTGAGGGCGTGGTGGACTTCGGTGAACTCATGTTGCGGTCGTACGAGGTGCTGCGCGACAACGACCCGGTGCGTGAGCACTACCAGCGCCGCTTTCGCCACATCCTGATCGACGAGTTCCAGGACACCAACCGCCTGCAGTACGCCTGGATCAAGATGTTCAGCGCGCCGCCACTGGAAGGTTTGCCCGGTGCGGGCAACGCGGTGTTTGCGGTGGGCGATGACGACCAGAGCATCTACGCGTTTCGAGGTGCACGCGTGGGCAATATGGCCGACTTCGTGCGTGAATTCAACGTGCGCCACCAGATCAAGCTGGAGCAGAACTACCGCAGCTGCAGCAACATCCTGGACTCGGCCAACGAGCTGATCAGCCACAACACCAACCGCCTGGGCAAGAACCTGCGCACCGACGCCGGCGCGGGCGAGCCGGTGCGTGTGCACGAGGCCACCAGCGACTTTGCCGAGGCGCAGTGGATGGTCGACGAGATGAAGCAGCTCGCGCGCGAAGACGTGCCCAAGGTGGAGATGGCCGTGCTCTACCGCAGCAACGCGCAAAGCCGCGTGGTGGAAACCGCACTCTTCAACGCTGCCATGCCCTACCGCGTGTACGGCGGTCTGCGCTTCTTCGAGCGCGCCGAGATCAAGCACGCGCTGGCGTATCTGCGCCTGCTGGAAAACGCCAACGACGACACCAGCTTCTTGCGCGTGGTGAACTTCCCGCCGCGCGGCATCGGCGCGCGCAGCATCGAGCAGCTGCAGGACGTGGCGCGTGTCTCGGGCTGTTCGCTGCACGACGCGGTGAGCGCGGTGACCGGCCGCGCGGGCGTGGCCATCGGCGCGTTCGTGGCCAAGCTCGATGTGCTGCGCGAACGCTCCGAGGGCATGACGCTGGCCGAGATCATCGAGCTGGTGCTCGACCACAGCGGCCTGGTGGAGCACTACCGCGCCGAGCGCGAAGGGCAGGACCGGGTGGAGAACCTGGAAGAACTGGTGAGCGCGGCCAAGAGCTTCGTGGGCATCGAAGGCTTTGGGCGGGATGCGGTGGCGCGCACGGCGGACGGATCGGCGTTGACGCAGAGCCCGGCGAGCCAGGGGCTGGAGCCGGGGGAGCCCTCACACCCACCCTCTCCCAGAGGGAGAGGGAGCGATGCGGGGCCCGGCTTGCTCCCTCTCCCTCTCCCTCTGGGAGAGGGCGGGGGTGAGGGCCTCCCCGCACCCGATCTGGAAACCGGCGAAACCATGAGCCCGCTGGCTGCCTTCCTCACCCACGCCGCGCTCGAATCGGGCGACAACCAGGCGCAGGCCGGGCAGGATGCGGTGCAGCTCATGACGGTGCACGCCGCCAAGGGGCTCGAATTCGATGTGGTGTTCATCACCGGCATGGAAGAGGGCCTGTTCCCGCACGAGAACTCCATGAGCGACCGCGACGGCCTCGAAGAAGAGCGCCGCCTGATGTACGTGGCGATCACGCGCGCGCGCAAACGCCTGTACCTGAGCCATTCGCAGACCCGCATGCTGCACGGACAGACGCGTTACAACATGAAGAGCCGCTTTTTCGACGAACTGCCCGAGGCCTGCCTGAAGTGGCTCACGCCGCAGCAGCCGGCCTGGGGTGCGCCGGGTGGGGCGGGCGGTGGTGGCGGGCAGTGGCAAAACGGGCGGCGCAACTTCGGCGCACCGCCGGCGCTGCAACCCTCATGGTCACCCGGCTTCAACGACAAGGGCGACCCCAAGGGCCTGGGCCAGAAGGCGCCCGAGCCCGACCGTGGCACCGACATCAAGGCCGGCATGGCCGTGTTTCACAACAAGTTCGGCGAGGGCAAGGTGCTGTCCATCGAAGGCGCGGGCGATGACGCCCGCGCGCAGGTGAACTTCAGCCGCCACGGCACGAAGTGGCTGGCCTTGAGCGTGGCCAAGCTCACTCCGATAGTTTGA
- a CDS encoding PhoX family protein translates to MTTNTPRQNAHFNDEDSNTSANPAFDSVLSARLSRRSLLGGASAAALGGTALTGCATSGPVAPVSGLGFKPVAKTMADQVTVPEGYTARVIYALGDPLTGSTPAFKNDGTDADFGNRAGDYHDGIEWFGLDASGKPSDSFNSRGLLAMNHEATTDEKLSSFFIHANGGTSVLPRPAAEIDKELMIHGLSVVEVQTDGKAWANKPASAFNRRVTTMTPVTVHGPARGSEHLVTKYSPDGTQARGTLNNCGTGRTPWGTFISGEENWFGYFFRDAKDDDARKKDKQVQALNRYGRKAGAASRHGWESGGAADTYARWNNSAVGASAKDDFRNEMNTFGYIVELDPYDKNSTLRKRTALGRMGHENATFARAVAGQPVVAYMGDDARGEYIYKFVSSAKWDPADANPANRLAAGDKYLDKGTLFAARFKGDGTGEWLELSMDNPVIANSSYFEFKSEADVAVFTRLAADAVGATKMDRPEWGGVNPKNGEVYITLTNNSARTVATVDSANPRVYADMKAGKEQKGNVHGHIVRMSQKNPADASFQWDIYLFASEADADKSKVNLSSLTDDNDLSSPDGLVFSKATGLCWIQTDDGAYTDKTNCMLLAALPGQRGDGGARTLMHGDKQVTTHVGKAQTPATLKRFLVGPKGAEITGITETPDGRAIFVNIQHAGENTKMSDVNDPSKYESRWPANAGYGAGQRPRSATIVITKNDGGVIGT, encoded by the coding sequence ATGACCACAAACACCCCACGCCAGAACGCCCACTTCAATGACGAAGACTCCAACACCAGCGCCAACCCCGCCTTCGACAGTGTGCTGAGCGCCCGCCTCAGCCGCCGCAGCCTGCTGGGCGGAGCAAGCGCCGCCGCACTGGGCGGTACGGCCTTGACCGGCTGCGCCACCAGCGGCCCGGTGGCGCCGGTGAGCGGCCTGGGGTTCAAGCCTGTGGCCAAGACCATGGCCGACCAGGTGACCGTGCCCGAGGGCTACACCGCACGCGTGATCTACGCCCTGGGCGACCCGCTGACCGGCAGCACCCCGGCCTTCAAGAACGACGGCACCGACGCCGACTTCGGCAACCGCGCCGGTGACTACCACGACGGTATCGAGTGGTTCGGCCTGGACGCATCGGGCAAACCATCGGACAGCTTCAACTCGCGTGGCCTGCTGGCCATGAACCACGAAGCCACCACCGACGAAAAGCTCAGCTCTTTCTTCATCCACGCCAACGGCGGCACCTCGGTGCTGCCCCGTCCTGCGGCCGAGATCGACAAGGAACTCATGATCCACGGCCTGTCGGTGGTTGAAGTGCAGACCGACGGCAAGGCCTGGGCCAACAAGCCGGCCTCGGCGTTCAACCGCCGCGTCACCACCATGACGCCGGTGACCGTGCACGGCCCGGCGCGCGGCAGCGAGCACCTGGTCACCAAGTACAGCCCCGACGGCACCCAGGCCCGCGGCACGCTCAACAACTGCGGCACCGGCCGCACGCCCTGGGGCACCTTCATCTCGGGCGAAGAAAACTGGTTCGGCTACTTCTTCCGCGACGCGAAAGACGACGACGCGCGCAAGAAGGACAAACAGGTCCAGGCCCTCAACCGCTACGGTCGCAAGGCCGGCGCCGCCAGCCGCCACGGCTGGGAAAGCGGCGGCGCGGCCGACACCTACGCTCGCTGGAACAACAGCGCCGTGGGCGCCAGCGCCAAGGACGACTTCCGCAACGAGATGAACACGTTCGGCTACATCGTCGAGCTCGACCCCTACGACAAGAACAGCACGCTGCGCAAGCGCACAGCCTTGGGCCGCATGGGCCACGAAAACGCCACCTTCGCTCGCGCCGTGGCCGGTCAGCCGGTGGTGGCCTACATGGGCGACGACGCGCGCGGCGAGTACATCTACAAGTTCGTCTCCAGCGCCAAGTGGGACCCGGCTGACGCCAACCCCGCCAACCGCCTGGCCGCTGGCGACAAGTACCTCGACAAGGGCACGCTGTTTGCCGCGCGCTTCAAGGGCGACGGCACCGGCGAATGGCTGGAGTTGTCGATGGACAACCCGGTGATCGCCAACAGCTCGTACTTCGAATTCAAGAGCGAAGCCGACGTGGCCGTGTTCACCCGCCTGGCCGCCGACGCGGTGGGCGCCACCAAGATGGACCGTCCCGAGTGGGGCGGCGTGAACCCGAAGAACGGCGAGGTCTACATCACGCTGACCAACAACAGCGCGCGCACCGTGGCCACGGTGGACAGCGCCAACCCGCGCGTCTATGCGGACATGAAGGCCGGCAAGGAACAGAAGGGCAACGTGCACGGCCACATCGTGCGCATGTCGCAGAAGAACCCGGCCGACGCATCGTTCCAGTGGGACATCTACCTCTTCGCTTCGGAAGCCGACGCCGACAAATCGAAGGTCAACCTCTCCAGCCTGACCGACGACAACGACCTGTCCTCACCCGACGGCCTGGTGTTCAGCAAGGCCACTGGCCTGTGCTGGATCCAGACCGACGACGGTGCCTACACCGACAAGACCAACTGCATGCTGCTGGCCGCCCTGCCCGGCCAGCGCGGCGACGGCGGCGCCAGGACGCTGATGCATGGCGACAAGCAGGTGACGACGCACGTGGGCAAAGCGCAGACGCCGGCCACGCTCAAGCGTTTTCTGGTCGGGCCCAAGGGCGCCGAGATCACCGGCATCACCGAAACGCCCGACGGCCGTGCAATCTTCGTGAACATCCAGCACGCGGGCGAGAACACGAAGATGTCGGACGTGAACGACCCGTCGAAGTACGAGAGCCGCTGGCCCGCGAACGCCGGTTACGGCGCCGGCCAGCGCCCCCGTTCCGCCACCATCGTCATCACGAAAAACGATGGCGGCGTGATCGGAACTTGA
- the asd gene encoding archaetidylserine decarboxylase (Phosphatidylserine decarboxylase is synthesized as a single chain precursor. Generation of the pyruvoyl active site from a Ser is coupled to cleavage of a Gly-Ser bond between the larger (beta) and smaller (alpha chains). It is an integral membrane protein.), which produces MNPPMKSLNLLQRLALNEDLNFLLTNRVPRAALTRFMGWFSRIRHPWVRGASMAVWRTFTDIDLGEAKKTSFHSLHDCFVRELKPGARPLDAREHVLVSPCDAIVGACGRIGGDAAAQVFQAKGFPYPLTDLLGTDTRGLAAIDTLRGGTYVTLRLTSSMYHRFHAPAALTLDHVTYISGDTWNVNPIALKRIERLFCKNERAVLHCHLADGTPLLIVPVAAILVASMRLRAVDVALNIRYRGPNELPCHATYEKGEEMGWFEHGSTILVFAPPGVTLNESVMTGRHIRMGEALFDNPRGLSQNGHFTCTSSVASTNTRTST; this is translated from the coding sequence ATGAACCCCCCGATGAAAAGCCTCAACCTCCTGCAACGCCTCGCGCTCAACGAAGACCTCAACTTCCTGCTCACCAACCGCGTGCCGCGCGCGGCGCTCACACGCTTCATGGGCTGGTTCAGCCGCATCCGCCACCCTTGGGTGCGTGGTGCGTCGATGGCGGTCTGGCGCACCTTCACCGACATCGATCTCGGCGAAGCGAAGAAGACCTCGTTCCACAGCCTGCACGACTGTTTTGTGCGCGAACTCAAGCCCGGCGCGCGTCCGCTGGACGCACGCGAGCACGTGCTGGTGAGCCCCTGCGACGCCATCGTCGGCGCTTGCGGCCGCATTGGTGGGGACGCTGCCGCGCAGGTGTTCCAGGCCAAGGGCTTCCCCTACCCGCTCACCGACCTGCTGGGCACCGACACGCGCGGTCTGGCCGCCATCGACACGCTGCGCGGCGGCACCTATGTGACGCTGCGCCTGACCTCCAGCATGTACCACCGCTTCCACGCACCGGCCGCGCTCACGCTGGACCACGTGACCTACATCAGCGGCGACACCTGGAACGTGAACCCGATCGCGCTGAAGCGCATCGAACGGTTGTTCTGCAAGAACGAGCGCGCCGTGCTGCACTGCCACCTGGCCGATGGCACTCCGCTGCTGATCGTGCCGGTGGCCGCCATCCTGGTGGCCAGCATGCGGCTGCGCGCGGTGGACGTGGCGCTCAACATCCGCTACCGGGGACCGAACGAATTGCCATGCCACGCCACCTATGAGAAGGGCGAGGAGATGGGCTGGTTCGAACACGGCTCGACCATCCTGGTGTTTGCGCCGCCGGGCGTCACCTTGAATGAAAGCGTGATGACAGGACGACACATCCGCATGGGCGAGGCCTTGTTTGACAACCCCCGGGGGTTGTCACAGAACGGTCATTTCACTTGTACATCATCGGTTGCGTCAACCAACACGAGGACGAGCACATGA
- a CDS encoding aminotransferase class III-fold pyridoxal phosphate-dependent enzyme, which produces MSYLSYAVPLGSLALALPLIKQRLELSRAKHRSLAGHSKMAKRLAKWLPGYAYDEARFFHCDGAPAEVVAQRRAAFDLLCAGFAERYAKTLALTAQAREGLADLQFTGAYRVPFQFSPLVRARLKVGAFMQSAEGVHLTDLDGNRFIDLTGSYGVNVFGVDFYKACMAEGAQIGQALGPVLGAYHPCVADVVQRLQAISGHDQVSFHMSGTEAVMQAVRLARYHTGRKHLVRFCGAYHGWWEDVQPGPGNPMPPRETYTLQDMSERSLQVLRTRRDVACVLVNPLQALHPNKNAPGDSTLVDGSRTAGYDRAAYTAWLKRLREVCTERGIVLIFDEVFLGFRLAPGGAQEYFGVQADMVTYGKTLAGGYPVGVVCGRRELMQRFREERPADVCFARGTFNAHPYVMGGMAAFLKRLDTPEIQALYQDQDAKWDARAKHFNDTMAEHGLPVRAANMQSIWTLTYTQPGRYHWMFQYLLRWQGLALSWVGTGRFIFGLHFSDAEFEDVVQGFVAAGQQMHAQGWWWRGEQTHKSIRRSVFREMLERRFKGKN; this is translated from the coding sequence ATGTCTTACTTGTCTTATGCCGTTCCGCTGGGCTCGCTGGCCCTGGCCTTGCCGCTGATCAAGCAGCGGCTTGAACTCTCGCGCGCCAAACACCGCTCGCTGGCCGGCCATTCCAAGATGGCCAAACGGCTGGCGAAGTGGCTGCCGGGCTACGCCTATGACGAGGCCCGGTTCTTCCATTGCGACGGTGCGCCCGCCGAGGTGGTGGCGCAGCGCCGTGCGGCCTTCGATCTGCTGTGCGCCGGCTTCGCCGAGCGCTACGCCAAGACCCTGGCGCTCACCGCGCAGGCGCGCGAGGGCCTGGCCGATCTGCAGTTCACCGGTGCCTACCGCGTGCCTTTCCAGTTCAGCCCGCTGGTGCGTGCGCGGCTGAAGGTGGGTGCCTTCATGCAGTCGGCCGAGGGTGTGCACCTCACCGACCTCGATGGCAACCGCTTCATCGACCTCACCGGCTCGTACGGTGTGAATGTGTTCGGCGTGGACTTCTACAAGGCCTGCATGGCCGAGGGCGCGCAGATCGGCCAGGCGTTGGGCCCGGTGCTGGGCGCCTACCACCCCTGCGTGGCCGATGTGGTCCAGCGGCTGCAAGCCATCTCGGGTCACGACCAGGTGTCGTTCCACATGTCGGGCACCGAAGCGGTGATGCAGGCCGTGCGCCTGGCGCGTTACCACACGGGTCGCAAGCACCTGGTGCGCTTTTGCGGCGCGTACCACGGCTGGTGGGAAGACGTGCAGCCCGGCCCCGGCAACCCGATGCCGCCGCGCGAAACCTACACGCTGCAGGACATGAGCGAGCGGAGCCTGCAGGTGCTGCGCACGCGGCGCGACGTGGCCTGTGTGCTGGTCAATCCGCTGCAGGCGCTGCACCCCAACAAGAACGCACCGGGCGACTCCACCCTGGTGGACGGCAGCCGCACCGCCGGCTACGACCGTGCGGCCTACACCGCGTGGCTGAAGCGCTTGCGCGAGGTGTGCACCGAGCGCGGCATCGTGCTGATCTTCGACGAGGTGTTCCTGGGTTTTCGCCTGGCGCCCGGTGGCGCGCAGGAATACTTCGGCGTGCAGGCCGACATGGTCACCTACGGCAAGACGCTGGCGGGTGGCTACCCGGTGGGCGTGGTGTGCGGGCGGCGCGAGCTGATGCAGCGCTTTCGAGAGGAGCGCCCGGCCGACGTGTGTTTTGCGCGCGGCACGTTCAACGCCCACCCTTACGTGATGGGTGGCATGGCGGCCTTTTTGAAGCGGCTGGACACGCCGGAAATCCAGGCCTTGTACCAGGACCAGGATGCGAAGTGGGATGCCCGCGCGAAGCACTTCAATGACACCATGGCGGAGCACGGCCTGCCGGTGCGCGCAGCCAACATGCAAAGCATCTGGACGCTGACGTACACCCAACCGGGTCGCTATCACTGGATGTTCCAGTACCTGCTGCGCTGGCAGGGGCTGGCGCTGAGCTGGGTGGGCACGGGGCGCTTCATCTTTGGTCTGCACTTCAGCGACGCCGAGTTCGAGGACGTGGTGCAAGGCTTCGTGGCCGCGGGGCAGCAGATGCATGCACAGGGTTGGTGGTGGCGGGGGGAACAGACGCACAAGTCGATTCGTCGCAGCGTGTTTCGCGAGATGCTGGAGCGCCGGTTCAAGGGAAAGAACTGA
- a CDS encoding glycosyltransferase family 4 protein — translation MNAMTSEQILVEEYPASTPSLRLSVVTETWPPEINGVSLTLSRLVQGLCARNHPVQLIRPRQTRVDQALSHSGYEELLMRGMPIPRYPELKLGLPAKRALINAWTLKRPDLVHIATEGPLGWSALQAARRLKLPVTSDFRTNFHAYCEHYGVGWLRKPMVSYLRRFHNLTQLTMVPTRALRAQLMEMGFENVQVVARGVDTQLFNPQRRSEALRRQWGAGPDALVMLVVGRLAAEKNLDVALQAHAAMQAHHADVKLVFVGDGPLRESLQQRCPQAVFAGMRRHEELAGYYASADLFVFPSLTETFGNVTIEALASGLPVLAFDTAAASDWVHSHTNGWLVSEGQDAAFVRVAVTLAQTPALLAQAREQARARVAHLDWQQIALQVEALMLQAAGASPSVDSVLRPAMAQRSAPLL, via the coding sequence ATGAACGCCATGACATCCGAACAGATCCTGGTCGAGGAATACCCGGCCAGCACGCCCTCCCTGCGCCTGTCGGTGGTCACAGAGACCTGGCCGCCGGAGATCAACGGTGTGTCGCTCACGCTCTCGCGTCTGGTGCAGGGCCTGTGCGCGCGCAACCACCCGGTGCAGCTGATCCGGCCACGCCAGACGCGGGTGGACCAGGCGCTGAGCCACAGCGGGTATGAGGAGCTGCTCATGCGCGGCATGCCCATCCCGCGTTACCCCGAACTCAAGCTCGGCCTGCCCGCCAAACGCGCACTCATCAACGCCTGGACGCTGAAGCGCCCGGACCTTGTGCACATCGCCACCGAAGGCCCGCTGGGCTGGTCGGCGCTGCAGGCTGCGCGTCGCCTGAAGCTGCCGGTGACGTCCGACTTCCGCACCAACTTCCACGCCTATTGCGAACACTATGGCGTGGGCTGGTTGCGCAAACCCATGGTGTCGTACCTGCGCCGCTTCCACAACCTCACGCAGCTCACCATGGTGCCCACGCGCGCGCTGCGCGCACAGCTCATGGAGATGGGCTTCGAGAACGTGCAGGTGGTGGCTCGCGGTGTGGACACGCAACTCTTCAACCCGCAGCGGCGCAGCGAAGCCCTGCGCCGCCAATGGGGTGCAGGCCCCGACGCGCTGGTGATGCTGGTGGTGGGGCGTCTCGCCGCCGAAAAAAACCTGGACGTGGCGCTGCAGGCCCACGCCGCCATGCAGGCCCACCACGCCGACGTGAAGCTGGTGTTTGTGGGCGACGGGCCGCTGCGCGAGAGCCTTCAGCAGCGTTGCCCCCAAGCGGTGTTTGCCGGCATGCGCCGCCACGAAGAGCTGGCGGGCTACTACGCCTCGGCCGACCTGTTCGTGTTTCCCAGCCTGACCGAGACCTTCGGCAACGTGACCATCGAGGCACTGGCCAGCGGCCTGCCTGTGCTCGCCTTCGACACCGCGGCGGCCAGCGACTGGGTGCACAGCCACACCAATGGCTGGCTGGTGTCCGAAGGGCAGGACGCGGCGTTCGTGCGCGTGGCGGTGACACTGGCGCAAACGCCTGCCCTGTTGGCGCAGGCCCGCGAGCAAGCGCGTGCGCGCGTGGCGCATCTGGACTGGCAGCAGATCGCCCTGCAGGTGGAGGCCCTGATGCTGCAGGCTGCGGGGGCTTCACCGTCGGTGGACTCGGTGCTGCGCCCGGCCATGGCACAGCGATCGGCGCCGCTGTTGTGA
- a CDS encoding PhoX family protein, giving the protein MKNHDITTTPFTDPDDLENNVSSNRHFSDVLSAGMSRRGVLRGGLGGAMAAMFAPLALTACGGGDDTPVAGPQTATPESLLGFAAVAKTLADTNSVPAGYTARVILACGDPLFTGVPACKNDGTDTDYDQRVGDNHDGMQYFGLSASGQRDDNSSSRALLAMNHEYIQPLMLHANGPTPNPRPASEVDIEVDCHGLMVAEIIKDGAGVFGPVVNSAFNRRVTGMTPIELSGPARGNALFVTKYSTDGTRTRGTMNNCGNGKTPWGTLLTTEENWSGYYFRAAGDQTKRTAKVNASFSRYGRGVTTSNASSRYGWETAGADDKYQRWDTSQTGTSLDGSDDYRHEWFCQGFMVELDPYNANSVVKKRTGLGRFSHENAAFGLPVVGKPLAVYMGCDSQNEYVYKFVSTENWVASDANAADRLGVGDKYLDSGKLYVARFNDNGTGEWLELSITNPAIAGASFGFNDPAEMYIHTRIAADAVGATKMDRPEWVDVHPTTGELYITMTNNSSRRVAPTGTQTLVDAPNPRGYTDTFNGTSQQSGNVNGHIVRFKDASPEGTSFNWDVYLFGAESGADAALINLSGLTDDQDFSSPDGLAFTRSNGLCWIQTDDGAYRDVTNCMLLASIPGTVGDGGPLTLNHAGGVSVTTRMGAKPTANTLKRFYVGPAQCEVTGLCETPDGKTMFINIQHPGESTSAANLGDPSKYGSQWPSIVGYGAGQRPRSATVVITKNNGGQIGT; this is encoded by the coding sequence ATGAAAAACCACGACATCACCACGACCCCGTTCACCGATCCCGACGACCTTGAAAACAACGTCTCCAGCAACCGCCACTTCTCCGATGTGCTGAGCGCAGGCATGAGCCGACGCGGCGTGCTGCGTGGCGGCCTGGGTGGTGCCATGGCGGCGATGTTTGCGCCCCTGGCCCTGACCGCCTGCGGTGGCGGCGACGACACCCCTGTGGCTGGCCCGCAGACGGCCACGCCAGAGAGCCTGCTGGGCTTTGCTGCGGTGGCCAAGACACTGGCCGACACCAACTCGGTGCCGGCCGGCTACACCGCGCGCGTGATCCTCGCTTGCGGCGACCCTCTGTTCACCGGTGTCCCTGCCTGCAAGAACGACGGCACCGACACAGACTACGACCAGCGCGTGGGTGACAACCACGACGGCATGCAGTACTTCGGCCTGTCGGCCAGCGGACAGCGCGACGACAACAGCAGCAGCCGCGCGCTGCTGGCCATGAACCACGAATACATCCAGCCGTTGATGCTGCATGCGAACGGCCCGACGCCCAATCCACGGCCCGCCAGTGAGGTGGACATCGAGGTCGACTGCCATGGTCTGATGGTGGCCGAGATCATCAAGGATGGCGCCGGTGTCTTCGGCCCGGTGGTGAATTCGGCCTTCAACCGTCGCGTCACCGGCATGACGCCGATCGAGTTGTCGGGTCCGGCACGCGGCAACGCGCTGTTCGTCACGAAGTACTCCACCGACGGCACCCGCACGCGCGGCACCATGAACAACTGCGGCAACGGCAAAACACCTTGGGGCACGCTGCTCACCACCGAAGAGAACTGGTCGGGTTATTACTTCCGGGCTGCTGGTGATCAGACCAAACGCACTGCCAAGGTCAATGCTTCGTTCTCCCGCTACGGACGCGGCGTGACCACCAGCAACGCCTCCAGCCGCTATGGATGGGAGACCGCCGGCGCCGACGACAAGTACCAGCGCTGGGACACCAGCCAGACGGGTACCAGCCTGGATGGCAGTGACGACTACCGCCACGAGTGGTTTTGCCAGGGCTTCATGGTCGAGCTCGACCCGTACAACGCCAACTCCGTGGTCAAGAAGCGCACCGGTCTGGGCCGCTTCTCGCACGAGAACGCCGCCTTCGGTTTGCCGGTGGTGGGCAAGCCGCTCGCCGTCTACATGGGCTGCGACTCGCAGAACGAATACGTCTACAAGTTTGTCTCCACTGAGAATTGGGTGGCCTCCGATGCAAACGCAGCGGATCGACTGGGTGTGGGCGACAAGTACCTGGACAGCGGCAAGCTGTACGTGGCCAGGTTCAACGACAACGGCACCGGCGAGTGGCTTGAGCTGAGCATCACGAACCCCGCTATCGCAGGCGCATCATTCGGCTTCAACGACCCCGCCGAGATGTACATCCACACCCGCATTGCGGCCGACGCGGTGGGTGCCACCAAGATGGACCGACCCGAGTGGGTGGATGTGCACCCGACCACGGGCGAGCTGTACATCACGATGACCAACAACAGCAGCCGCCGGGTGGCCCCGACGGGCACCCAGACCCTGGTCGATGCCCCTAACCCACGCGGCTACACCGACACCTTCAATGGCACGTCCCAGCAAAGCGGCAACGTCAACGGCCACATCGTCCGCTTCAAGGACGCCAGCCCGGAAGGCACGAGCTTCAACTGGGATGTGTACCTGTTCGGTGCCGAGTCGGGCGCCGACGCCGCCCTGATCAACCTCTCCGGCTTGACGGACGACCAGGACTTCTCCAGCCCCGATGGTCTCGCTTTCACGCGCAGCAACGGGCTGTGCTGGATCCAGACCGACGATGGCGCTTACCGCGATGTCACCAATTGCATGCTGCTGGCCAGTATTCCGGGCACGGTGGGCGACGGTGGACCGCTCACCCTGAACCACGCCGGCGGCGTTTCCGTGACCACGCGCATGGGTGCGAAGCCCACCGCCAACACGCTCAAACGCTTCTACGTCGGCCCGGCCCAGTGTGAAGTCACGGGCTTGTGCGAAACGCCCGACGGCAAGACGATGTTCATCAACATCCAGCATCCGGGTGAGAGCACGTCCGCGGCCAATCTGGGGGACCCCAGCAAATACGGCAGCCAGTGGCCCAGCATCGTCGGCTACGGTGCAGGCCAGCGCCCACGCTCGGCGACGGTGGTGATCACGAAGAACAACGGTGGCCAGATCGGCACCTGA